A portion of the Lysinibacillus timonensis genome contains these proteins:
- a CDS encoding RHS repeat-associated core domain-containing protein: MVQRIQRPGNRWTAYQHDNLGNVIRADYYDDTWETFTYDKNEMLLETANDHVTVKLERDASGQVIKEWQNDHWIESSYDELGNRSRITSSLGANIHVARNEMGNVMQMTASHSDQNQWTASMQYNELGQEIERILPGDVISKWQYDITGRPTHHRVKSQNRDTRRRVYNWDVNHRLRSMVNELTGVKVTYGYDEFSNLVSANQDSKFDFLYRSVDDVGNLYETREKSDRVYGPGSRLLETKDAKFSYDEEGNLVEKVENNGDPWKYEYYGNGMMSKVIKPDKTEVTFKYDTLGRRVEKSSDGKTIRFVWDGNTILHEFGSQKDSAEPDLVTWIFNDGFVPSAKITSEGHYSIISDYLGTPVEAYDDEGNRVWSAELDVYGRVKEFTGDKEFIPFRYQGQFDDVEIGLYYNRFRYYDPEQGNYTQIDPIGLAGNNPTLYGYVSDLNSLVDPMGLSQTYWLEKAMRAAGRPITPGKTAHHIVPLKSNAMLNGVKYGQLSRDLLERHGLNPDIAENGARLWGTAKSQRSLSVHPGRDAAKLMGNYHAGKHIHSPQNDKYIYRILRNAEKKGLDIGRILSDIGRRMEDGSWKNTVKCH; the protein is encoded by the coding sequence TTGGTTCAGCGAATTCAACGTCCAGGCAACCGCTGGACAGCCTACCAACATGACAATCTAGGAAATGTCATTCGAGCGGATTATTATGACGATACGTGGGAAACATTTACTTATGACAAAAATGAAATGTTGCTAGAAACGGCAAACGACCATGTGACCGTCAAGCTCGAGCGCGACGCATCCGGCCAAGTCATCAAGGAGTGGCAAAACGACCATTGGATTGAAAGTAGTTACGATGAACTAGGCAATCGTTCACGGATTACGAGTAGCCTAGGCGCAAACATCCATGTCGCTCGGAATGAAATGGGTAATGTCATGCAAATGACCGCTTCTCACTCCGACCAAAACCAGTGGACTGCTTCCATGCAGTACAACGAACTAGGCCAGGAGATTGAGAGAATCCTACCCGGAGATGTCATTAGTAAATGGCAATATGACATTACAGGTAGACCAACACACCATCGAGTAAAAAGTCAAAACCGAGATACTCGCAGACGTGTCTATAACTGGGATGTCAATCACCGCCTACGCAGCATGGTCAACGAGTTAACCGGTGTCAAAGTGACTTATGGTTACGACGAGTTTAGTAACCTCGTGTCGGCGAATCAAGACAGTAAATTCGACTTCTTATACCGAAGCGTTGACGATGTTGGGAATTTATATGAAACTCGTGAAAAATCAGACCGTGTATACGGACCTGGAAGTAGATTACTAGAAACAAAAGATGCCAAATTCTCTTATGACGAAGAAGGAAATTTAGTAGAGAAAGTCGAAAACAATGGGGATCCGTGGAAGTACGAGTATTATGGCAATGGGATGATGTCAAAGGTCATCAAGCCTGACAAGACTGAAGTTACTTTCAAATATGACACATTAGGTAGACGGGTAGAGAAGAGTTCTGACGGTAAGACAATAAGATTCGTGTGGGATGGGAATACGATTTTACATGAGTTTGGTTCGCAAAAAGATTCGGCTGAACCTGATTTAGTGACATGGATATTTAATGACGGCTTCGTCCCTTCAGCTAAAATCACGAGTGAAGGTCATTATAGTATTATTAGTGATTATCTTGGAACTCCTGTGGAAGCTTATGATGATGAGGGGAATAGAGTTTGGTCAGCTGAGCTTGATGTCTATGGTAGAGTGAAAGAGTTTACAGGCGATAAAGAATTCATTCCATTCCGTTATCAAGGGCAGTTCGATGATGTAGAAATCGGATTGTATTACAATCGATTCCGATACTATGATCCAGAGCAAGGGAATTATACTCAAATAGATCCGATTGGACTTGCAGGGAATAATCCTACGTTGTATGGATATGTAAGTGATTTGAATTCATTGGTAGATCCAATGGGATTATCCCAAACATATTGGTTAGAAAAGGCAATGCGAGCCGCAGGAAGACCAATAACTCCAGGAAAGACCGCTCACCATATAGTCCCGTTAAAAAGTAATGCTATGTTAAATGGTGTTAAATATGGACAACTTTCAAGAGATCTATTAGAAAGACATGGTTTAAATCCTGATATAGCAGAAAATGGGGCAAGACTATGGGGAACTGCAAAGTCCCAAAGAAGCCTATCAGTTCATCCAGGTAGAGATGCAGCGAAATTAATGGGGAATTATCACGCAGGAAAACATATTCATAGTCCTCAAAATGATAAATATATTTATCGAATATTAAGAAATGCTGAAAAGAAAGGATTAGATATTGGACGTATTCTTTCTGATATAGGTAGAAGAATGGAAGATGGAAGTTGGAAAAACACTGTTAAATGTCATTAA